Genomic window (Lutra lutra chromosome 6, mLutLut1.2, whole genome shotgun sequence):
ACTTTTTGTACTTACTGCACAATTTTTtggtaaacctaaaactgctcttcaAGTAACATCTattgaaatgtttagaaaatagaCTATGGATTAAACAGACACTTCATGCAGAAGATGCACAAATGGTATACAAGCCCAAGAAAAGATGCTTTACTACCTATTAGAGAAATTCAAGCAAAAATTTAGTGAAATATCgctataaattattataaataatattaaataataaaagaaaaatgaaacaaacaaacaaacaaacaaaaggtaaACTGACAGTACCAGGCACAGGTAAGGATGTGGAGCAGCTGGCGCTCTCATATGTTTCTTGTGGGACTTCACAATGGTAAAACTCCTCTGGAAAGAGTCtcacagtttcttacaaagttgaAACCACTCTTACCagatgacccagtaattccatttttaggtatttattataaaaacGTGAAAAATAATGTCCACACAAAAAAAGTACACgtgagtgtttatagcagctttattgatTACAATCCCAacatggaaacaacataaatggtATTCAGTGAGTGAAGagacaaactgtggtatattcattCAATAGAACACTACTCAGCAAATATTAGAAATGAAGTACTAATGCCTACATTAACATGGATGAACATCAAAAGCCTCATTCTGAATGAAAAGCAATCTCCAAATATAACGTTTTATTTTTGTGacatctaaaaaatacaaaagcatagGGACagaaatctgtttttgttttgttttgttttgttttgtttttgctggtaGGGCATTTACAAAAAGTttgactacaagagaacaacatAAAAGTGTGTATGGGGACAAAGGGACTTGTGTCCTTATCTTGTATCTTGAGTGTAGCACTGGCCACATgagtttctaaaaatgttaaaactcacAGGCTTGTATTGTAAAAAGTCAATTTGACTACatgtaaattaagaaaatggcctctaaaaatataaatggtgaTAGGAACAGAAAGGAATGCATCCATATTTCATAAGAgagtaaagagaataaaaagtgtAAGAATgaatttcatgaaaagaaaatgataaattgagGAATAAACTAGGAAATATTTGCTTCCCTGTGAATGTCTTACTGATTAGACAACTGAGAACACTTcaattattcatgtatttgaaactaattttatttttctgcatatcaTTTTATAAGCATAGTTCAAAACCCAAAGATAAAAAAGAGTATAAAATATAAGGTTATTCTCCTTATTTCTACCTTTGTCAGATATTAAAGAAGTTTCAACATTGTTTGGGCAATCACACACACTAGTTCCTTGTGTACATTTATAGTAATAAAATGGTTATATTATATGAATGtgcatatgttttatatgtatatacattttcattttcattaaacatAGCATAAGCAGCACACATTTTTCCATGCTGCACCATGCCTTTGAGGAGTCATTGAAGGAGATAAAATGTTAGGGAGAATcaaagaaaaggacaagaaaaaataatttgtttctggTATAGGAGAATTCATGTCATGTCCTCGTACTTCAGTCCAGACTGACCTGCAGGTCTTAGGATGCTGATAATATAGAGGAGGGATCACAGTAAAAGTTATGCTTCAGGCACTGGACAGATGGTCAAATGTTTTGAATCATTGAGCCAAAGCCTGAAAAAAGGCCTTACAGACCCATTAAAGGAACCTTGAGAGAAGGTGTGAATGTGGGATTTATCTGTCATATTGTAGAATGAGATACGTCCATCCTCATATTCTAAGAAAATACACATTCTGGTAGGGTGCTTTCTTACAGTAAGCTGCATTTCTGGAGAAGTGAGTGCCCAGTACTCATCTTTATAAAACCTGATGGCCCAGAAACCATCCTCAGGTTTTACACAAATCCTCCCCTGCCTCATTACATTATTCCTGCATATTCCCAGGTCCCAGGCTCCACTATCTCTGATGTCTACTTCCCAGTAGCACCTCCCTGAGGTGATGATTGGGTGTCCTAGAACACAGGGAAGGGAATTAAATCTCTGTGGGTCCTTAGGTAGATCTTGAGGCTTCTTTCCACAGCTTACACATCTGTTCTCTTCAGACAAGATGAGTGCAGGATGGGCTGTGACTGGATCTAGAATAACATTTGCTGCAAAGACAATAATATTCTCTGAAAGACAGAATAATATTCTCTGAAAAGGTTAGAGTGATCCTGGAAACAGAGATAGCTGTGTTAGCCTGAGATATCTTGGGGCTGTGGGAGGTGTATATATTCTCAGTGGAGTTTTTCATCTGCCCTCCAGAAACTTCTCCAGAGACTGAGTTGGAGCATAAGGACTAGAGGCCCTCTTAGACCACCAGGGAATGACTCACCAGCCTGGAAAAATTCTTTCCTCCAGTctgaaaagaacataaatatgCATCATCAGCCCTAATATTTGAATCTATTGGCACAAGAGGTAATTTCTTCCCTCTAacacttattttgtttatttcccaaatttattcAGTAACTTTTGCTTGACCTAAAGTTTTCACTGCTTATCTTGTTAAATATTCCCATAAGAATTAATTCCTCtaacttgtattttctttggtaTTGAATAGAGATGTCCCAAGATAATTATCCTCTTTTTAAATAGGCAGTGAAGTTACATGTTTCCATTCCCCATCCCATTGCATTTAGGTGAGTTTATGTAACTGAGATATGGTCAATAAAATGTGCACGTGGAAACATACCATTTATACTTTTGACAATAAAATAGTTcctatgatatttttttttttcattctcgtTCCCATTGTAACACTTTCCCACTCCTTCCCTAGGTACAAGGCTAAGAGCAAAGACTCTAAAAATGGATAATATAGGAGATCAGAAGATTCCTGGTTCTCAGAGGTACTATTTTGAAGGGAGTTGCCCAGGAGAGCCATAGAACCAGATATTCTCATATTATCATTTGCAAAAGTGAGGAATACCAAGCCATTGTGTTAACCATGGAGATATAGgtatttttacaaaaaacaaaattaattatacTACTCAATGCAGAAAGTACAGCCTAAAGATGAAAATGCTACTATCAAACAAGAAAATGTGTGGTCTGGTTTAGTGCTTAGGCAATAGACatgaaaaaacagataaaactgaCCACAAACATGGACATCCATAATAAGTAGAGAAAACATTTGCTAAAACTGTTTCCTATGATCATTTGGAAAGCATATCATGTGTTCCTAAACACTGCAGATATGAAGGAATGTATTTGAAAAGAGAGCGCTCATTGAATCTGTTATTGACATCTTATTGAAAAACCTATtcattctcaaaataattatttacttttttctggcataaatcaaaataaatagaaaaactccAATAAATGGGcaattattagaattttaaaaggtgATCTTTTCTAAACCAAGAATCAGCCCACCAACTGTCtttgtaaatacagttttattggaAGACAGCCACACTAATTCATTATGTATTGCCTATGGCTCTTTAGTGTACAAGGCACCACTGAGTAATTGTGAGCAGACCATACAGCCCACAAACCTTAAACTATTTATAATATGGACCTTTACAGAACAAGTATGGCAATCACTTTTCTAGACCACTCCGGAGAAGAGATGaagttaaataatgtttttttagcACAAAGGAAGAGCGCAATTTCTTTATTGAACAAAGTGACTTAAGGAAAAGAACAagttaaaatgatgaatttttcaTAGTTGCTTCAGGTGGCTTCAAGAAACCAACCATAAAAGGAGatgtataagaaaataaatcagatctGCAAATATGTCTACAGTTATTTTGGATATAATTATTGCTACATGAAGCTAACTGGGAGGAAATATATGAGAGGTTTATGAAATTCAGatgaaaaagttttcaaaaataacatgaagcagggctcctgggtggctcagtgggttaaagcctctgccttcggctcggatcatgatcccagggtctggagaTTGATCCCTGAaccgggctctctgttcagcaggaagcctgcttcctcctctctctctctgcctgcctctctgcctacttgtgatctctgtcaaataaataaataaaatctttaaaaaaaaaaggaacatgaagCAGAGGGCTTCTGTAATGACTTAATGAATGGCTTGATAAATTCTCTCTCCCAAAGCAACAATAAGACTGGAAAAGTTCTCAAATTGGAACTTTTGAATTCTAGAAATGCACAAAGGCAAATGACAAGGGCACACAGCAAATTGAGATACACTcaggaaaaactaaaattattaataaaaaatgtccATAAAAGGATCTTATCTCATTACAGTGGAATCAATTTGAAAGTGAAAACAGGagcaaattttagaaataaagaaaaatttggtattaaacaatatatttataaataatctgtgggaaaaaaaggaaatcaaaggatAATTTAGAAGCTATTTTGagtttaatgaaaatgaaaatattacatacCAAAATCTACTGGCTGCAGCTAAAAGCAGAGCCTAAAGGGAAATGTGGAGTTTTAAATGTCTTCTATAGAAAAGGAGAATTAAACCAATTACTAATTAAACCAATAAACAAAGCTTCTCCTTAAAGAGACCAAAAAGTAAGTAATAAACTGAGCTTGAAGCaatcaaaagtaatgaaattagaaatcagtgaagaaggggcatctgagtggttctatcggttaagcatatgcctttggctcaggtcatgttctcagggtcctggagccaTGTtgtggactctctgctcagtggggagtctgcttctcctttctccttctgtgcctcccccccttcatgctctctctctctaataaataaataaaatctttataaaaagatcAATCAATGAAGAAAACCTTAAATTCAATATTTGACTGTGTCAGTCAGTTCAATAAATGTTCCTTAGAAAAGTCAGCAAAGGTCAATAATAAGAAGCACAGGCACTTGTTATattgagcaccaggtgttgtgtGGAAGTTCTGAATCATTAAactatacatctgaaactaatattacactgtgtgtgaactaactggaatttaaaaaaaattaaaaacttaaaaaaaaagaaaaagagaaaaaaaatttaaagccacaATAATCAACTCACACTTACACATGAGGGGGTTTTGCAAGACGGGACATCACTATTAAACTCTCAGAAATTAGAAGGCTAAAATGGGATTTCTATGAAAATCCCTATGCCACTAAATTAGACTTAGATGAAATgcaaaagttctttaaaatacaaattactgACAATGACTTAAGGAATAGAAAATCTAGATCGAGCTCTAACAAGCaatatttaatatcttatttattaatttattaccaataaatagtaatattaattaattaagtattaagtattaagtaataaaacttattaatttattaatatttactaatttgttaatttgataatttacttatttactaacTAAAATTTACTAATTTGTTAATATCTTAGTTACTTATTAGTGATACAGTTATaagaattattaataattataaaatttcatcAAAGAAATTTCCAGTTTCAGTAGGCTTTACTAGTGTAcattaccaaaattttaaaaaataaataatagcaatatTCAACAAAATCCTCTGGAAAATAAAGGAGGGAGAGATATTTCTAAACTTATTCTAGGAggattgtatcacactgatttcaaagctggaaaaaatatcacaaatatcttttatgaatacaaatgcaaaaactATCAATAAGAACTAACAAATAGAATATAACAAGACATACAAAAAGGATTATAGATCACTATCAAGTGGGGTTTGTGCCTAGGATGTAAGATTAGCTTAATGTGTGAACATCAATTAATGTAACAAGCCATACTaataaaataatcaacaaaatgacataatcatctcaataggcacagaaaaagcatttgataaaatccaataccatcatgataaaaaaaatcaataaactagaAACAGATGGGCAGTTTTCAACCTAATAAAGTgtatctatctatgaaaaatatacaagagatgaaatatttaataataaaataatgtgtttttttcacTTCATGGTAGGAATCAAGGCAAGGATATCTGCTTTCgctatttttattctattcaacattgtaatGTAGATTCTATgcagttagtttaaaaaaaagaatccagatttgaaaaaagaagcaaatctcCTGTAATTCACAGTTGACTCAATATTCCTGTAGAAAATCATACAAATCTCCACAAAAGTCTACTTGACCAATGAATTAAGTAAGGTtacatgattaaaaacaaaattgacacACAAACTCTAATCATgtctaaaatgaaattaaactattCATTCACAATTTCAAAGAATGTCAAAtaagaaatttaatgaaaatgtgaaagatttgtacactaaaactacaaaacattgctgagacAACACAGACGATATAAGTAAAAAGctaaacattctatgctcatgaatAGAAAGTCTAATATTAAAATGGCAATtgagggttaagcatctgccttgggccaggtaatgatcccagggtcctgggattgagatctACATAGGGCTTCCTgatctgtggggagtctgcttctccctctgcctgcagctccccctcctttttcatgctctctgtcttgctgtctctgacaaataaatacataaataaataagtctttaaaatggCAATTCAACCCAAGGTTacctatagattcaacacaattccTAACAGAATTattccaggtttttgtttttgtttttctttttgagaaacttTCAAGTAGATTCtagaattcatatggaaatgcaagggaaccaaaatagccaagatacatttttttaaacatcaaaatgAGAAGACTTAACATCTTCAAATTTTATCTTCAGTTTGGACTAAAAATAGCAGAGAACCAAGCAATCGAAAAAGGAAGCACACCTAAAGCATGAGAGTCCAACATTCATCAGTGTTTCATCTTCAGTTCGAACTAAAAATAGCAGAGAACTTAACAATTGAAAAAGGAAACATCTTCAAATTTCAAAACATACTATAAAATGATAGTAATGAAGAGAATGGCATgaagacagacaaatagatcagtaGAACAAAAGTTTAAATCCATTAATAAACTCATGATcaattgatattttcaaaagaaccaaagcaattcaatggggaaaggtaTAGTCTTTTCAAGAGTTGGTGTTGACACAtcagatatccacatgcaaaaagatGTATTGGGATGTTTCCCTCATGCCACACAAAATATGAACTCAAAAAGTGTCATAGACCTAAAGACAAGAGCTAAAACCATAAGACTTCCAATagaaaaaattggagaaaaaatatttgaaacctcAAATTATGCAAGGTCTTCTGAAATGTGAAGCCAAAAgcttgagaaaaaataaactgatatGTTGGAccttatcaaaataaaatcttaagcatTGCAAAATACaccaataagaaaatgaaaggatgatATATTCTTCTAGTGAGCACATAACCaccaaatgcttctttttttttttttttaattttaatttttttatttttttttcagcataacagtattcattatttttgcaccacacccagtgctccatgcaatccgtgccctctacaatacccaccacctgaccaccaaatgcttctttaaaattaattaatctttggggggggggagcaagatggtggaggagtagcagactgaaaaatgattaggtcccaggagttcagctagatagttatcaaatgagtctgaacacctacaaattcaacaggagatagaggagaagaagagcagcaattctaggaacagaaaattgtccactttctggaaggtaggatgtgtggagaagtgaatccgaagtgaAAAGAAGTTAGACTACAGGGGGAGGgactggctcctggcaagcagtggagaaGTGGAgcaaaaaaatcagaacttttagaagtctcttccactgagggatattgctccagaggctaagcagtgGTGGAGCCTCCAGGGGAccatgtggtctcaggacccacaggatcacagaaagactgggggtgtctgagtgtggcaagCTGCCAGGTATCATAGAAGGGAAGCGGCAACAGAGATGGAGcaaaggagtgagctctcagcttgggttaccttaaactgtgatccaaggcacagtcagaccactgctttTCAAGCAGGACCCCCACAAATGACAGATCTGGAGACactccatccttcctcctccaggaggactAGTGCAGGAGCATGAGGCAGTAATCTGCTGGGTTAGGAGAATCCAAACGGGGATGcacaccagagacagaaacacttggtcacaggatGTGTGAGCATGGAATGCAGCCAgggaccagggagatgggagagattgatcacttttctctgagggtgcactgaggagtggggccccgagctctctgctcccacaggccagagactgggaggctgcaattttcattcccatcatccaaagctctacagaaagtgttcagggaacaaaagctaccaagagtgaacctgagcagattacttagcctggcccctgggagGTGCAATtttgcctcgggcaaagacatttgagaatcactgcaacagcccccaccccctccagaagatcagcaagaacatccaggcaagaccaagtttactgaccaaggagagctgcagaactccagagctaggagaaagaaacacatagaattcatggtcctttagtcttgcaaagttaatttttttttaattttatttttttcttatcctattttttttaacttttcctctttcctcttttaatgtttttaaactattttatcttaacaatagtttttaaaaaaatcttttaaaatattcattgttatagtcatattttatcccatAGTCatatttaagcttattttttgtatacatatgggttgtcctttttttaaaaatgttgggatacaatttcttctaatagatcaaaatataccctaaatccagcacatgattttgttctagtctccagcctgatcacattctctctctctctctctcttttttccccaatcaacttatcttatcaattccttttttagaatcatcttttacttttcatctttacagtcatattctatcccttcatcatgtttacccttatttttgtatttgcatatatatatatgtgtgtgtgtgtgtgtgtgtgtgtgtgtgtgtgtgtgtgtgtctgtgtttctttctttaaaattttggggggaaatcttTTCTAAGagccagaatacacccaaaatcaagtgggtgctGTGCTCTATTCACAGTGCTCTAttcagtctaatatatatttttaattcttattttttttatttttattttcctcccttttttctccccctagaTTTGGGTCTCTTCTAACTTGGCCAGTGTATATTTTACTGGGATCTTTGCCActcatttagtattttattctcttgttcatatattcttatctgtattaaatgacaaagcagaaaaacttaccacaaaaaaaaaaaaagaacaagaggcagtactgatggctagggatctaattaatacagacattggtaatatgtcagaactagagttcagaaaaatgattatcaaggtgccagctgggctcaaaaaaggcatggaacatattagagaatccctttctggagaaattaaatacctttctggagaaataaaagaactacaatctaactaagttgaaattttaaaaaagctattaatgaggtccaataaaaaatgaaggctcttactgctacaataaatgaggcagaagagagaattagtgaaatagaagaccaaatgatggagaataaagaagctgaacaaaagagaaataaacaattactggacaatgaggggagattttgagagataagtgatatcataagggagaacaatattagaataatcgggatctcagaagaaaaaagagagaggggggcgaaggtgtattggagcaaattactgtagagaatttccctaatatggcaaaaggatcaagcatcaaaacccaggatgcacaagaaaccccctcaaaatcaataaaaataggtaaaccccatcatctaatagtaaaacttacaagtcctagtgacaaagagaaaatcctgaaagcagcttgcaacaagaagtctataacatacaatggtagaaattttagattggcagcagacttatccacagagaccttgcaggccagaaagaactggcatgatatattcagagcactaaatgagaaaaatatgcagacagaatattatatccagctaggctatcattgaaaatagaacgagagataaaaagcttccaggacaaagaaaaaataaaggaatatgcaaacaccaaatcagccctacagggaatattgaaagggttcctctaagccaagagagagcctaaaagtaatggaacagaaaggaacagagacaatatgtaataacagtcaccttacaggcaatacaatggcactaaattcatatctttcaatagttactctaaatctcaatgggctaaatgcccaaatcaaaagacacagggcatcagaatggatacaaaaaacaagacccatcgatattctgtctac
Coding sequences:
- the LOC125103083 gene encoding butyrophilin subfamily 1 member A1-like isoform X1, producing the protein MVTQEIAQDTNASVNKETCKKFHFEDLIITNPLLHLGIFIIIFWWMNYHNHEKRKKEEQGEPRKENGELKEKNGELQKEIDQRRAQFRNDWQNASLYPDWRKEFFQAENIIVFAANVILDPVTAHPALILSEENRCVSCGKKPQDLPKDPQRFNSLPCVLGHPIITSGRCYWEVDIRDSGAWDLGICRNNVMRQGRICVKPEDGFWAIRFYKDEYWALTSPEMQLTVRKHPTRMCIFLEYEDGRISFYNMTDKSHIHTFSQGSFNGSVRPFFRLWLNDSKHLTICPVPEA
- the LOC125103083 gene encoding butyrophilin subfamily 1 member A1-like isoform X2 — protein: MVTQEIAQDTNASVNKETCKKFHFEDLIITNPLLHLGIFIIIFWWMNYHNHEKRKKEEQGEPRKENGELKEKNGELQKEIDQRRAQFRNDWQNASLYPDWRKEFFQAANVILDPVTAHPALILSEENRCVSCGKKPQDLPKDPQRFNSLPCVLGHPIITSGRCYWEVDIRDSGAWDLGICRNNVMRQGRICVKPEDGFWAIRFYKDEYWALTSPEMQLTVRKHPTRMCIFLEYEDGRISFYNMTDKSHIHTFSQGSFNGSVRPFFRLWLNDSKHLTICPVPEA